The Nitrososphaerota archaeon genome has a window encoding:
- a CDS encoding electron transfer flavoprotein subunit alpha/FixB family protein has product MSICSEWDRINPEEYVGVWAYLEVEDGSLSEAGLQMLGVARLLASQKDTYVGAVLIGRGVSSLAREAIYYGADRVYVADDERFEKYYPTLYGEALAYLAKEYKPEALLVAGTMRGREFTPYVANILKTGITADCTSFEVDSAAKDILGVRPTFGAYLIAHIRTLNRRPAIFTARPNVFPTPQKDLAREGEIIPTNPKVVDAVGVKLLGRSRFGRGAAPIEKAKILVSGGKGLGGKEGFTILEEFAKVIGGEVSGSRKAVDAGWITHDRQVGQTGKAVRADLYFAVGISGAVQHLFGIREVRCVVAINKDPDAPIFDNCDYGLVGDYTEIVPALIKAVKKIKASPQLITNFVNLNINVVNLIKGN; this is encoded by the coding sequence ATGTCGATCTGCTCTGAGTGGGATAGAATCAACCCCGAGGAGTATGTTGGTGTTTGGGCGTATCTGGAGGTGGAGGATGGTTCTCTTAGCGAGGCTGGGCTGCAGATGCTTGGTGTGGCTAGGCTTCTGGCTTCGCAGAAGGATACCTATGTCGGGGCTGTGCTCATAGGGAGAGGGGTATCATCTTTGGCTCGTGAGGCGATATACTATGGTGCGGACAGGGTTTATGTGGCTGATGATGAAAGGTTCGAGAAATACTACCCCACACTATACGGTGAAGCACTAGCCTACCTAGCTAAAGAGTACAAACCAGAAGCGCTTCTTGTGGCTGGAACTATGAGGGGTAGGGAGTTCACACCCTATGTTGCAAACATCCTTAAGACAGGCATAACAGCTGACTGCACATCCTTCGAGGTGGATTCTGCGGCGAAGGATATTCTGGGTGTAAGGCCCACGTTTGGCGCATATTTGATAGCGCATATACGCACATTAAACAGAAGACCAGCGATATTCACAGCGCGACCAAACGTCTTCCCTACGCCGCAGAAGGATCTGGCGCGTGAAGGCGAAATCATACCTACTAACCCAAAGGTGGTAGATGCTGTTGGTGTTAAGCTTCTAGGTCGATCGAGGTTCGGTAGAGGCGCGGCTCCGATAGAGAAGGCGAAGATACTTGTCTCGGGTGGAAAGGGGCTTGGGGGCAAAGAGGGCTTCACGATACTGGAGGAGTTTGCTAAGGTCATCGGAGGAGAGGTTTCTGGCTCAAGGAAGGCTGTTGACGCCGGCTGGATAACCCACGATAGACAGGTCGGGCAGACTGGTAAGGCTGTCCGCGCAGACCTCTACTTCGCAGTGGGAATAAGCGGGGCGGTCCAGCACCTCTTCGGGATAAGAGAAGTTAGGTGTGTGGTTGCGATAAACAAGGATCCGGATGCACCTATCTTCGACAACTGCGACTACGGGTTAGTAGGAGACTACACAGAAATCGTCCCGGCGCTGATCAAAGCGGTCAAAAAGATCAAAGCATCCCCCCAGTTGATCACCAATTTCGTAAACTTAAATATAAATGTGGTAAATCTGATAAAAGGAAATTGA
- a CDS encoding electron transfer flavoprotein subunit beta/FixA family protein — protein MDIVVCIKWVPNTTTVNIDQKTGTLIRSGVPSVINPHDMHALEMALALRDKFGGSVTAITMAPPSARLGLEHAVGMGCDKAVLVTDMAYAGADTLATSYTLAKAISRLKFDLILVGQETVDSSTAHIGAQLASWLHIPYLYYVVDAKYLGDGKMWVKRMLEDAYEEYELALPALLAAAMHLTKPRRVKLSHKMRCKEEGVIEVWNNKTLGLEVNCVGLKGSPTIVKKTSFVAEVPRKKIVCQPRDIDQAAEWLISRLVEDGFLKI, from the coding sequence ATGGATATAGTGGTTTGCATAAAATGGGTTCCCAACACAACCACGGTCAATATTGATCAAAAGACGGGCACATTGATCAGAAGTGGTGTGCCTAGTGTAATCAACCCACACGATATGCACGCGTTAGAGATGGCTTTGGCTTTGAGGGATAAGTTCGGGGGTAGTGTTACAGCAATAACCATGGCTCCTCCTTCTGCAAGGCTTGGTCTGGAGCATGCGGTAGGTATGGGGTGTGATAAGGCGGTGCTGGTCACCGACATGGCCTATGCTGGTGCTGACACGTTAGCGACATCCTATACTCTTGCCAAAGCCATCAGTAGGCTTAAATTTGATCTTATACTGGTCGGTCAAGAAACGGTAGATAGCTCAACAGCGCATATAGGTGCTCAGCTAGCTTCTTGGCTTCACATACCATACCTATACTACGTTGTTGATGCAAAGTATCTTGGTGACGGTAAGATGTGGGTTAAGAGGATGCTTGAGGACGCATATGAGGAGTACGAGTTAGCCCTACCTGCGCTTCTAGCAGCAGCTATGCATTTAACCAAGCCGAGGAGGGTCAAGCTCAGCCATAAGATGCGCTGCAAAGAAGAGGGGGTGATTGAAGTCTGGAACAACAAGACCTTGGGTTTAGAGGTGAACTGCGTCGGCTTAAAGGGCTCGCCAACTATAGTGAAGAAGACTAGCTTCGTTGCTGAGGTGCCTAGGAAGAAGATCGTCTGCCAACCTAGGGATATAGATCAAGCGGCTGAGTGGCTGATTAGTAGGCTTGTTGAAGATGGTTTTCTGAAGATCTAG
- a CDS encoding ferredoxin family protein, producing the protein MKRMRLEDILINNVWDVDYEPHIVVDSEKCVECDTKPCINLCPAGCFTLLGDKIVFSYEGCLECGTCRVICPRGAVSWNYPVSGKGIHYRFG; encoded by the coding sequence ATGAAGAGGATGCGTTTAGAGGATATTCTGATAAATAACGTCTGGGATGTGGATTATGAGCCGCATATAGTGGTGGATTCGGAGAAGTGTGTTGAGTGCGATACGAAGCCTTGCATCAACCTCTGCCCAGCTGGCTGCTTTACGCTCCTAGGCGATAAAATCGTCTTCAGCTATGAGGGCTGCTTGGAGTGCGGAACCTGTAGGGTCATCTGTCCCCGAGGTGCTGTGAGCTGGAACTACCCTGTGAGCGGTAAAGGCATTCACTACAGGTTCGGGTGA
- a CDS encoding FAD-dependent oxidoreductase, which translates to MSRRFDAVVVGAGPAGSTAAYTLAKKGFKVLLLERGRVAGSKNVFGGRVYSKPLEEIYPNLLKDAPIQRWVVKERFSLAAGDTMLSLDYESGERKSFICHLSELAAWMAKQAEEAGSFLVTEIVVDGFVLKDGFVKGVKIGGEVVESDVVIDCEGVNRLLLERAGLVKELKADQVALGVKETLRIPSTEIESRFGLGEKEGLSWILLGDFTNGLPGGAFLYTNTAAVSLGLVLMLKSAHSLKEHISNLLENLRLHPLLSKYLKESSIVEYSSHLIPEAGSAMLKHPYSDGLLVAGDAAGYLLNLGYTYRGVDFAAYSGYLAAQAYEKAHAEGDFSKRGLAWYEHLLKQSFVLKQMLKFRKFSKLLNDESLFSKYPKMLCDAAKALFAFDYEVPTLMEALKRSKKDVGLLKLLLDGFRVVRSI; encoded by the coding sequence TTGAGTCGGCGCTTCGACGCTGTGGTTGTAGGTGCTGGTCCAGCTGGCTCTACCGCTGCGTATACTTTGGCGAAGAAGGGGTTTAAGGTTCTGCTGCTTGAGCGGGGTAGGGTCGCCGGCTCGAAGAATGTGTTCGGTGGTAGAGTGTATTCTAAGCCTCTTGAAGAGATCTACCCCAATCTGCTGAAGGATGCACCTATACAGAGGTGGGTTGTTAAAGAGAGGTTCTCTTTGGCTGCTGGTGATACTATGCTCTCGTTGGATTATGAATCGGGAGAGAGGAAGAGTTTCATCTGCCACCTTAGTGAACTAGCGGCTTGGATGGCGAAGCAGGCTGAAGAGGCTGGCTCTTTTCTGGTGACCGAGATCGTGGTTGACGGATTTGTGCTCAAAGACGGTTTTGTTAAGGGCGTTAAGATAGGTGGTGAGGTAGTTGAGTCAGATGTGGTTATAGATTGCGAAGGTGTTAATAGGCTGCTGCTTGAAAGAGCCGGTCTTGTAAAAGAGCTTAAAGCGGATCAAGTTGCTCTAGGTGTAAAAGAGACTCTGAGAATACCTTCAACTGAGATAGAGAGCAGATTCGGGCTAGGTGAGAAGGAGGGTCTGTCTTGGATCCTTCTAGGTGACTTCACAAACGGCTTACCTGGAGGCGCTTTTCTATACACAAACACAGCCGCGGTAAGTTTGGGGTTGGTGCTCATGCTCAAATCTGCTCACTCGTTAAAAGAGCATATCTCAAACCTCTTGGAGAATCTACGGCTACATCCGCTGCTATCCAAGTATCTCAAAGAGAGCAGCATCGTCGAATACTCGTCCCACCTTATACCGGAAGCTGGTAGCGCGATGCTTAAGCACCCGTATTCAGATGGTCTTTTGGTCGCTGGGGATGCCGCAGGGTACCTACTAAACCTAGGATACACGTATAGGGGGGTTGATTTCGCAGCCTACTCCGGTTATTTAGCAGCCCAAGCTTATGAAAAGGCGCATGCGGAAGGAGACTTTTCAAAGAGGGGTTTAGCGTGGTATGAGCATCTGCTAAAACAGAGTTTCGTCTTGAAGCAGATGCTGAAATTTAGGAAGTTCTCTAAACTTTTGAATGATGAATCGCTGTTTTCCAAGTACCCAAAGATGTTGTGTGATGCAGCTAAAGCGTTGTTTGCTTTTGACTACGAGGTGCCTACTTTGATGGAAGCCCTTAAACGCTCTAAGAAAGATGTTGGTTTGCTCAAGCTTCTACTAGATGGGTTTAGGGTTGTGAGGAGTATATGA
- a CDS encoding HNH endonuclease gives MGVWLSEAEQVRLEAPKGSKASMLLWVLAKRLKFLGVDELKDLVASKVKMKALAATARPISANELLEFFGLEQVQNEWRVWRERFAKLGKVFQTDLELNSFLLTFFRDEVMQRDAYQCFICAKPLSPLTASLHHIFWDKGVFFNVPSNLITFCKECHTNIGCGEVN, from the coding sequence TTGGGTGTCTGGTTGAGCGAGGCTGAGCAGGTGAGGCTTGAGGCGCCAAAGGGCTCCAAGGCTTCTATGCTACTCTGGGTTCTTGCGAAGAGGCTTAAATTCTTAGGGGTTGATGAGCTAAAGGATCTCGTTGCTAGTAAGGTTAAGATGAAGGCTCTAGCTGCCACCGCTAGACCCATATCAGCTAACGAGCTTCTTGAGTTCTTCGGTTTAGAGCAGGTTCAGAATGAATGGAGGGTGTGGCGAGAGAGGTTTGCTAAGTTGGGGAAGGTCTTTCAGACTGATTTGGAGTTGAATAGCTTCCTCTTAACTTTCTTCAGAGATGAGGTTATGCAGCGAGATGCCTATCAATGCTTTATCTGCGCTAAACCTCTATCACCTTTGACGGCAAGTCTACACCATATCTTCTGGGATAAAGGGGTCTTCTTCAATGTGCCTTCGAATCTGATTACGTTTTGCAAGGAGTGCCATACAAATATTGGCTGCGGGGAGGTTAATTGA
- a CDS encoding Hsp20/alpha crystallin family protein yields MLRELERRMDEAFRDLGEKVPEKLVRERRLPDGRVIREFGPFVYGYSVTIGPDGKPVVREFGNVKPVPGRPGLTVKEAREPLTEVIEEDSEVKVIMEIPGVEKEDIEVYASDGKLTVSVDSKGKSYYKVVEIPKDAEFEKAKTTYKNGILEITMPRKKEEKKGFRIKVE; encoded by the coding sequence ATGCTTAGAGAGCTGGAGCGCAGAATGGACGAAGCATTTAGAGACCTAGGCGAAAAGGTTCCAGAAAAGCTGGTAAGAGAGAGAAGATTACCAGATGGGCGAGTGATAAGGGAATTCGGCCCATTCGTCTACGGCTACTCAGTAACCATAGGACCAGATGGTAAACCGGTTGTGCGTGAATTCGGTAACGTAAAGCCTGTGCCCGGCAGACCCGGTTTAACCGTCAAGGAAGCCCGTGAGCCACTGACCGAGGTTATAGAAGAAGATAGCGAAGTGAAGGTGATCATGGAGATACCGGGTGTTGAGAAAGAGGATATAGAAGTTTATGCATCTGATGGCAAGTTAACTGTTTCCGTGGACTCAAAGGGTAAATCATATTATAAGGTGGTCGAGATACCCAAGGATGCGGAGTTTGAGAAGGCTAAAACTACCTACAAAAACGGTATACTAGAGATCACGATGCCCAGAAAGAAAGAGGAGAAGAAGGGCTTCAGGATAAAGGTCGAGTAG
- the moaA gene encoding GTP 3',8-cyclase MoaA, giving the protein MLFDRFGRPVTGVRISLNPSSLCNFNCIFCHSEGIFEEPKDMMTADEIQRITKILTRFGVDVVKLTGGEPMLRRDIVDVVQKLGELPLRELSMTTNGTRLVELAAELKDKGLDRVNISLHSLREERFNFITRAAKFDYTLKAIKRAVEVGLTPVKLNVVVMRGVNEDEVDDIINFASSLGGGEKAKVQFIELVAEGSADAPFYKKFHADLSAIEERFKRSAVEEKVRQLHLRHQYLLPNGVWVEVVKPMHNSAFCMANNRIRITYNGQFKPCLLREDNHVDFLSAMRNGADDEALAELFKKAVWLREPFFKPTEIPCYPPRLEVPSTSSTRPLS; this is encoded by the coding sequence GTGCTTTTTGACAGATTCGGTAGACCTGTTACTGGCGTAAGGATATCGCTAAACCCAAGCAGCCTCTGTAACTTTAACTGCATCTTCTGCCACAGCGAAGGCATATTTGAAGAGCCCAAAGACATGATGACAGCAGACGAAATTCAGAGGATAACGAAGATACTAACGAGGTTTGGAGTCGATGTTGTGAAGCTCACTGGCGGAGAACCTATGCTCAGGAGAGACATTGTTGATGTGGTTCAGAAGCTGGGTGAGCTCCCCCTAAGAGAGCTCTCTATGACAACAAACGGCACTAGGCTTGTTGAACTCGCAGCCGAATTAAAAGATAAAGGGTTAGATAGAGTTAACATAAGCCTACACAGCCTTAGAGAAGAGCGCTTCAATTTTATAACGAGGGCAGCGAAGTTCGACTACACCCTTAAAGCCATTAAACGCGCTGTAGAGGTAGGGCTGACCCCAGTTAAGCTGAATGTCGTGGTTATGAGGGGGGTGAATGAAGATGAAGTAGATGATATCATCAACTTCGCCTCCTCACTAGGCGGCGGAGAGAAGGCTAAGGTGCAGTTCATAGAATTGGTAGCAGAGGGTTCGGCTGACGCTCCCTTCTACAAGAAGTTCCACGCTGATCTTTCGGCTATTGAGGAGCGGTTTAAACGCAGCGCTGTTGAGGAGAAGGTGAGGCAGCTACATCTGCGCCACCAATATCTTCTACCTAACGGGGTTTGGGTTGAGGTGGTTAAGCCTATGCATAACTCTGCCTTCTGTATGGCGAATAACAGAATACGTATAACCTATAATGGTCAGTTCAAACCCTGTTTACTTAGGGAAGATAATCACGTGGACTTCTTAAGCGCGATGAGAAACGGTGCTGACGATGAGGCTTTGGCTGAGCTGTTTAAGAAGGCGGTGTGGTTAAGAGAGCCTTTCTTTAAGCCGACGGAGATCCCCTGTTATCCCCCTAGGTTGGAGGTACCTTCTACTTCCTCTACTCGACCTTTATCCTGA
- a CDS encoding phosphoenolpyruvate carboxykinase (GTP): MAVWELHEAYLEVLKSRIEPKHYERLMKIENPTLHAFVAKYIDLCEPDRVYVSAGTEEDIEYIRRAALRDGEEIRVATPGHTVHFDNYYDQARDREHTVILVEKDLNLGFGIRVGNREKLLKEMHEILRGIMRGHTLYVCFYSLGPVDSIFTIPAVQLTDSSYVAHSENILYRQGYGLFVKRGREARFLKFVHSQGELDERKTSKNLDKRRVYIDLEGETVYSANTQYGGNSIGLKKLAMRLTINRASKEGWLTEHMLLMGIHGPNGRITYFAGAYPSMCGKTSTAMMEGETLVGDDIAYLRRVDGEVRAVNVEKGIFGIIQGVNSKDDAIQWEVLHSPVEIIFSNVLVTKDGDVYWDGHDGPVPSSGINHSGEWYIGKRDKEGKIIPCSHPNARFTVELTHFRNLDPNWDDPKGIPLRAIVYGGRDSDTSVPVEQSFDWEHGIITKGAALESETTAAVLGKEGVREFNPMSNLDFLSIPIGRYIDDNLRFGANLRNPPVIFGVNYFLRDKNGEYLTEKTDKRVWFKWMELRVHNDVDAIRTPTGLIPFYDDLKPLFAKVLNKEYHIELYEKQFTIRVKENLSKIDRVTRIYQSIESTPPRLFEVFEEQRKRLLDAQARYGDYISPLKLASCE, translated from the coding sequence ATGGCGGTATGGGAACTACATGAAGCATATCTTGAGGTGTTAAAGAGCAGGATCGAGCCTAAACACTACGAAAGGTTGATGAAAATAGAGAACCCAACATTACACGCCTTTGTAGCAAAGTATATCGATCTCTGCGAACCAGATCGAGTATATGTTTCAGCAGGAACAGAAGAAGACATAGAATATATTCGGCGGGCAGCTCTAAGAGACGGTGAAGAAATCAGAGTCGCAACCCCTGGGCATACTGTTCATTTTGATAATTACTACGATCAGGCTAGGGATAGGGAGCACACAGTAATACTTGTCGAGAAAGATCTGAACCTTGGTTTTGGGATCAGAGTGGGTAACCGGGAGAAGCTTCTTAAAGAGATGCATGAGATCTTAAGGGGGATAATGAGGGGGCACACCCTTTATGTGTGCTTCTACAGTTTAGGCCCTGTTGACTCAATCTTCACTATTCCGGCAGTACAGCTTACAGATTCGAGTTACGTAGCGCATAGCGAGAACATCCTCTACAGGCAAGGTTATGGTCTGTTTGTAAAGCGTGGTAGAGAGGCGCGCTTCCTTAAATTTGTGCATTCACAAGGTGAACTGGATGAGAGAAAGACGTCAAAGAATCTGGATAAGAGGAGGGTCTACATAGATCTAGAAGGTGAGACGGTCTACAGCGCCAATACGCAATATGGCGGCAATAGTATTGGGTTGAAGAAGCTTGCTATGCGCCTAACAATAAACCGAGCATCCAAAGAAGGTTGGCTTACTGAGCATATGCTGCTAATGGGCATACACGGACCTAACGGCAGGATCACCTACTTCGCCGGGGCTTACCCCTCTATGTGCGGTAAGACATCAACCGCTATGATGGAGGGCGAAACCTTGGTTGGTGACGACATAGCGTATCTCAGAAGAGTCGATGGTGAGGTTAGAGCGGTTAACGTTGAGAAGGGGATATTCGGCATCATTCAAGGCGTAAACTCTAAGGATGATGCCATCCAATGGGAGGTTCTACATAGCCCAGTCGAGATAATCTTCTCTAACGTCCTTGTTACAAAGGATGGTGACGTTTATTGGGATGGGCACGATGGGCCTGTGCCATCCAGTGGAATAAACCACTCAGGCGAGTGGTATATTGGGAAGAGGGATAAAGAAGGTAAGATCATCCCCTGCTCTCATCCGAATGCGAGATTCACGGTTGAGCTCACACATTTTAGAAACCTCGATCCTAATTGGGACGACCCCAAAGGAATCCCGCTTAGGGCTATAGTGTATGGTGGTAGGGATTCGGACACCTCTGTACCTGTAGAGCAGAGCTTCGATTGGGAGCATGGGATAATCACGAAGGGCGCTGCGCTTGAATCCGAAACTACGGCCGCTGTGCTGGGTAAAGAGGGTGTTAGAGAGTTTAACCCCATGTCAAACCTCGACTTCCTCTCTATACCAATTGGCAGGTACATTGACGACAACTTGAGGTTTGGAGCGAATTTGAGAAATCCTCCTGTAATATTTGGCGTCAACTACTTTTTACGAGACAAGAACGGCGAATATCTTACTGAGAAGACGGATAAGAGGGTTTGGTTCAAGTGGATGGAGCTTAGGGTGCATAATGATGTCGATGCTATAAGAACACCAACAGGCCTGATACCGTTCTACGATGATCTAAAGCCTTTATTTGCGAAGGTTCTAAACAAAGAATATCATATCGAGTTATATGAGAAGCAGTTTACTATTAGAGTGAAGGAGAACCTATCTAAAATCGATAGGGTAACAAGGATTTATCAGAGTATAGAGAGCACACCACCTAGATTATTCGAGGTCTTCGAGGAGCAAAGGAAGAGGCTACTAGATGCCCAAGCGAGATACGGTGACTATATCTCGCCTCTGAAACTAGCTTCATGTGAATAA
- a CDS encoding MFS transporter — MSGSFLADSKRVVVLIIASIAAFMGPLDGSIVNVALPSIARSLNAGLGYLILVPTIYLIVLASLQTTFGRLADVKGRVRIFNIGVGVFTTASLLAGLSQNILQLILFRVIQGIGAAIMGATATALVAEAYPPSKRGAAIGVNTMAVYAGLTLGPVLGGFLVQVFGWRSIFLVNIPIGVATLLLSTYWLRGIGVKNIRRGFDLLGSATLTIFLVTLLLILSQGDLRFTSAQLTTLSALCILSLSAFIYAERRVSEPLMDLRLFTSNRLFSAGNITALLNYSTTAGTVLLISIHLQFILGFSPSEAGLILLTQPLVMVVAAPIAGWLSDRIDARVLSSIGMMIRTAGLLLLAFYSEALSRSFIVIPLIILGLGNGLFSSPNVNSILSSVPREKYGLASGILSTIRTMGQSIGIAIMGSIVSVVMPPGTFARLSEDAVELAAFFLSGVRIAFLIASILSGMGIFTSLARGSEHRQSSSVDAKT, encoded by the coding sequence TTGTCCGGCTCTTTCTTAGCAGACTCAAAGAGGGTTGTTGTGTTAATCATAGCCTCTATCGCAGCATTTATGGGTCCTCTCGACGGCAGCATCGTGAACGTTGCTTTACCAAGCATCGCGAGATCTTTAAATGCTGGATTAGGCTACTTGATCTTGGTCCCAACGATCTACCTTATAGTCCTTGCTTCGCTTCAAACCACTTTCGGTAGATTAGCTGATGTAAAAGGAAGGGTTAGAATATTCAACATCGGAGTGGGCGTGTTCACAACAGCTTCTCTACTCGCAGGGCTCTCACAAAATATCCTCCAGCTGATCCTTTTTAGAGTTATTCAAGGGATAGGAGCGGCTATAATGGGTGCGACCGCTACGGCGCTCGTTGCTGAAGCTTATCCACCCTCTAAGAGAGGGGCAGCTATCGGTGTGAACACGATGGCTGTGTACGCTGGACTTACCCTAGGACCTGTTTTAGGAGGCTTCCTTGTGCAGGTCTTCGGCTGGAGGTCCATCTTCTTAGTCAATATACCAATAGGTGTTGCAACACTCCTTCTATCAACCTATTGGCTGCGTGGGATAGGTGTTAAGAATATAAGGCGGGGCTTCGACTTATTAGGCTCAGCAACCTTAACCATATTCCTTGTTACACTCCTCTTAATCCTAAGCCAAGGGGACCTCCGGTTCACCTCGGCTCAACTAACTACCTTATCAGCCCTTTGCATATTATCGCTGAGCGCTTTTATCTACGCTGAAAGGAGGGTAAGTGAACCGCTTATGGATCTGCGCCTCTTTACATCCAACAGACTATTCAGCGCAGGTAACATCACCGCATTATTAAACTACTCAACCACCGCAGGTACCGTGCTTCTCATATCAATCCACCTACAATTCATCCTAGGGTTCTCACCTTCAGAAGCCGGGTTAATATTGCTGACCCAGCCTCTAGTGATGGTTGTTGCTGCGCCGATCGCTGGGTGGCTCTCTGATCGCATAGATGCGAGAGTGCTCAGCTCGATCGGTATGATGATTAGAACGGCTGGGCTACTTCTGCTGGCGTTTTACAGCGAAGCTTTGAGTAGAAGCTTCATAGTAATCCCCCTTATCATCCTTGGGTTAGGTAACGGGTTATTCTCATCTCCTAACGTAAATTCTATACTCAGCTCGGTTCCTAGAGAAAAGTATGGACTTGCCTCAGGCATTCTCAGCACCATCAGAACCATGGGCCAATCTATCGGCATAGCTATTATGGGCTCCATCGTCTCTGTCGTGATGCCTCCGGGGACCTTTGCGAGGCTTAGCGAAGATGCGGTTGAGTTGGCCGCCTTCTTCCTAAGTGGTGTGAGAATCGCTTTCTTGATAGCTTCTATTCTAAGTGGGATGGGTATCTTTACATCTCTTGCGAGAGGTAGCGAGCATAGGCAGAGCTCCAGCGTTGATGCTAAGACGTAG